Proteins encoded by one window of Epinephelus moara isolate mb chromosome 18, YSFRI_EMoa_1.0, whole genome shotgun sequence:
- the zgc:86896 gene encoding actin-related protein 2/3 complex subunit 1A-A, with product MSLYSFGLEPLSCHTWNKDRTQIAVSPNNNVVNIYERKAKEWVKIHELTEHSGRITGIDWAPETNRIVTCASDRNAYVWTLKDNVWKPTLVLVRINRAATCVKWSPLENKFALGSGARIISVCYFEKENDWWLSKHIKKAIRSTVLSLDWHPNNILLAAGSADLHCRVFSAYIKDIEEKPGPTAWGAKMPFGEVLLEHKDCGGWVHNVSFSPSGDQLAWVAHNSSITVADAAQGKEVTQLTTDHLPLLSVLYVSPTEIVAAGHDCCPYQFTYKGPSALEFVKKLDIPKQTSKGSMSAMQHFRNLDKKATEEDSNELDTLHQNSITQLCIVSGERAKVEKYSSVGLDGAMVIWDFKH from the exons AGATTGCAGTGAGTCCTAACAACAATGTGGTGAACATCTATGAGAGGAAAGCCAAAGAATGGGTCAAGATCCATGAGCTGACTGAGCACAGTGGACGAATCACAG GCATTGACTGGGCTCCAGAGACCAACCGCATTGTCACATGTGCCTCTGACCGCAATGCCTACGTGTGGACTCTGAAAGATAATGTGTGGAAGCCCACCCTGGTCCTGGTGCGCATTAACCGTGCAGCCACCTGTGTGAAGTGGTCACCACTTGAGAACAAGTTTGCCCTGGGCAGCGGAGCTCGCATCATTTCTGTCTGCTATTTTGAGAAGGAGAACGACTG GTGGCTGAGTAAGCACATCAAGAAGGCCATTCGTTCCACAGTCTTGAGTCTGGACTGGCATCCCAACAACATCCTACTGGCAGCTGGGTCTGCAGACCTCCACTGCAG GGTTTTCTCAGCTTACATCAAGGACATCGAGGAGAAGCCTGGACCCACTGCCTGGGGGGCCAAAATGCCATTTGGGGAGGTGCTGCTGGAGCATAAGGACTGTGGAGGATGGGTGCACaatgtctccttctctcccagTGGAGACCAGCTGGCCTGGGTGGcccacaacagcagcatcactgTGGCTGACGCTGCTCAGGGGAAAGA GGTAACCCAGCTGACCACTGACCATCTGCCACTTCTGAGTGTGCTCTATGTCAGCCCCACTGAGATTGTTGCTGCG GGTCATGACTGTTGCCCCTACCAGTTCACCTATAAAGGTCCAAGTGCTCTGGAGTTTGTGAAGAAGCTGGACATCCCCAAGCAGACCTCCAAAGGCAGCATGTCAGCCATGCAACACTTCCGCAACCTGGACAAGAAAGCCACTGAGGAGGACAGCAACGAGCTAGACACCCTTCACCAGAACAGCATCAC ACAGCTGTGTATTGTATCTGGAGAGAGAGCCAAAGTGGAGAAGTACAGCAGTGTGGGTCTGGATGGAGCCATGGTGATCTGGGATTTTAAG CATTGA